The genomic DNA CGCCCGAGCCGCTGGGCCGCGCGTGCCGTGACCAGCGCGCCGCTGCGGTAGGCCGCCTCGACGACCACGGTGCCCCGGGTGAGCGCGGCGATGACCCTGTTGCGGAGGATGAACCTGCTCGGCGTCGGATGGTCGCCGGGCGGCAACTCCCCCACGACCAGACCCTGTTCCGCGATCCTGGTGATCAACTCGGTGTGTCCGCGTGGATAGGGCTGGTCGACTCCGCAGGCGAGTACGGCGACGGTGGCCCCGCCGGCCCCGAGCGCACCCCGGTGCGCGGCACCGTCCACGCCGTATGCGCCGCCCGACACCACCACCCATCCGCGCTCGGCGAGTCCCGCGCCGAGGGCGGCCGCCATGTGGGCGCCGTACTCGGTACAGGCTCGCGCGCCGACGACCGCGACGGACCGCAGGGCCCACATCCGCAGGCTCGGCCGGCCACGCACCCAGAGCCCGGTGGGGCGGGCGTCCGCGAGGTCGTCGAGCTGTGCCGGCCACTCCGCATCGCCCGGGCAGACAAAGCGGGCCCCGGCCTGCCGGGCCTCGGCCAGGTCCCGCTCCGGCCTGGCCTGGGCGGCCCGTCCTCTCAGCCCCGCCCAGCGCTTGGCCGACACCCGGGGAAACGGCTCGCCTCCCTCCACCAGCCGCCGGGCAACCGCCACGGCGCCGTACTCCCGCAGCCATCGGCCGCCGATCTCGTCACCGGGCTCGATGATCCGCGTGAGGGCGACACGGGCGAGCCGTTCGTCGTCCGTCATGCCGACGCGCCGATCATCATGGGCACGCCCCGGGGCACCCCGGTGCGCAACTGCAGGGCCAGGGCCACATCCCCGGCGTCGGGCCTGTCGTGCCCGGACAGATCCGCGACCGTCCACGCCACGCGGAGCACCCGGTCCAGGCCGCGGGCGCTCAGCACGCCCCGCTCCAGTCCCCGCTCCGCCTCCTCCATGGCTCCCGGCACGGCCTGCCAGTGGCTGCGCAGCTCCCGTCCGGGCACTTCGCTGTTGGTGCGCCAGGGTGTCCCGGTCAACCGCGTCGCGGAGCGCTCACGGGCGGCTCGCACCCGGTCGGCCACCGCCCGCGTCGACTCGCCCCGGGCCCCGCGCACCGTCAGCTCGGCCCGCGTGACCGGCTCCACCTCGACCCTCAGGTCGACCCGGTCGAGCAACGGTCCCGAGAGCCTGGCCTGGTAGCGGCGGATCGTCGCGGGCGGGCATTCGCACAGGGTGTCCCGTTGCGACAATCGCCCACAGGGGCACGGGTTGGCCGCGAGCACCATCAGGAACCTGGCCGGGAACCGCACCACGCCCGCACTGCGTGCGATCACCACATGCCCTGACTCCAGGGGCTGCCGCAGCGCGTCGAGAGCCTGGCCGCTGAACTCCGGCGCCTCGTCGAGGAAGAGCACCCCTCGATGAGCCAGCGACACCGCGCCCGGCCGGGCGACGCCCTGGCCACCGCCGACCAGTGCCTGCATCGTGGCCGAGTGGTGCGGGGCGCAGTAGGGAGCGGCGTCCACCAGAGGTTTGCCCCCAGGCAGCAGCCCCGCGACCGAATGCACCGCGGTGACCTCCAGCGACTCGTCCCGGCCGAGCCGTGGCAGGACCGTGGGCAGCCGCTCGGCGAGCATCGTCTTGCCGGCTCCCGGCGGCCCTTCGAGGAACAGATGGTGACCGCCGGCGGCGGCCACCTCCACCGCCGTACGCGCCGAGAGCTGCCCGACCACGTCGGCGAGGTCATGGCCGAGGTCGAGAGGCGCGGCGCCCACGCTGTGGATGCCGGTGGCCGCGCCGGTACCGGGCATGCGCAGGCCCGCCAGCAGCGGATCCGGCCGCCCCTGCTCGTCGGGGTCCTCTTCGGGGAACGGCTCATCCGTGAGCACGGCGACCAGCTGCCGGAGGCTGCGTACACCGAGCACGGACACGCCGGGGACCAGCGAGGCCTCGGCCGCGGCGCACTCCGGCACCACCACCTGTTCGTACCCCGCGTCCGCTGCGGCCAGGACCGCCGGCAGGACGCCCCTGACCGGCCGCACCCTCCCGTCGAGCCCGAGCTCGCCGATCATGACGATGTCGGCCAGCACACGCGGGTCGATGCGCTCGGCGGCACCCAGCACGGCGCACGCGACGGCAAGATCGAACCCCGAGCCGCCCTTCGGCACGGATGCCGGGCTCAGACCCACCGTCAGCTTCTTCTGGGGCCACTCGCCGCCGGAGTTGACCACCGCCGACCTGACCCGGTCCTTGCTCTCCGTCAGGCTCTTGTCCGGCAGCCCCACCAGCGTGAACGCCGCGACCCCGGGCTCCAGGCCCGCCTGGACCTCGACCACCACGCCCTCGACGCCGACCAGTGCCACCGAACACGTACGGGCGAATCCCATCACGCCACCCCCCGCACATGCTCCACGACGGGTGCGCCGCGGTCCGGCAGGAGGATGCCGACCAGGTCGATACGGACGCCCCCGGGCGGAGCGCCTCCGTGTTCCTGGACCCAGCGCTCGGCGAGACCGCGCAGACGCTCCGCCTTCGCCGGTGTGATCGCCGCCATCGGGTGTTCGAAGAGGCCTGCCCGGCGGGTCTTGACCTCGCACACGACCAGCGCGTCGCCGTCGCGGGCCACGATGTCGATCTCGCCGGTCCTGCCGCCGCGCCAGTTGCGCTCCAGGACCGTCATCCCGGACTCGGTCAGCCGCCGTGCGGCCAGCGACTCGCCGTACCTGCCGAGTGCGCCGCGTTGCGCGCTCCGCCGTGCGCCTTGCTCGGTGCCCTGCCGCGCGCCGTACTCCGTGTCCTGCCGCGCGCCGTGCTGTGCCTTGCGTGTGCTCATGTCGGCACCACCTCCGGCGCCAACACTGAGCCCGTACCGAGCCCTTTGTGGATCTTGGTGGACAACGCGGTGGTTGTGGACAACCCCGCCACCCACACGAGTGAGACTCAGCCGCCCGGCAGCTCCAGGTCGCTCTTGTTCAGCTCCTCAATGTTCACGTCCTTGAACGTGAGTACGCGCACCTGCTTCACGAAGCGAGCAGGCCGGTACATGTCCCACACCCAGGCGTCCGCCATGGACACCTCGAAGAACACCTCGCCCTGGACCGAGTGCACCTGCATCTCGTAGTCGTTGGTGAGGTAGAAGCGCCGCTCGGTCTCGATCACGTATTTGAACAGACCGACGACATCGCGGTACTCCCGGTAGAGCTTCAGCTCCATCTCGGTCTCGTACTTTTCGAGGTCCTCGGCGCTCATGGCATGTTCCCCTTCAGCCGTGCGTCCCCCTATTGTGCGCCAGCCCCGCGAACCCCTAGACGATTTCGGTGTCGAGGGTCTCGGGCCTGGCGGGGGGACCGTCGTCGAGCAGCCTGCTCAGCAGCTCGGCGACCTGGTCGGATACACCGTCTCATGTGCCTCGGTCAGTTCCTGGCACGTCCACCAACGCGCTCCGGCGACACTGCGCCGTTCCAGTTCCGTCAGGCCCGCGGCCGCCGTGGCCGTCTGGGTCGTACGGGCCAGGTAGTACCACTCGTCCTGGTCCCAGCGGCGCCCGGCGAACGGGAACGAGCACCTGCGCCGCCACAGCACCGGACCCAGCTCGACATCGGTGATGCCGGTCTCCTCGGCGAGTTCCCGCAGGGCGGCCTCCTCGCGCGATTCGTCGCCCTCCAGGCCGCCACCGGGCGTGAACCACCAGTTGTCCGCCGGATCGTCCGGCTCGTGCCCGTGCAGCAGCAGGATGCGCTCCTGCGGGTCGAGAAGGACCACGCGGGCCACCTTGCGCAGGCCGCCCTTGTACGAGTCCTCGACCCCCTCACCCGCGGCGCCCGCGCCGGACTCGTACGACGCGTAGGGCGCGTAGGACTCGTACGCGTCGTGCGACGAAGCCTCAGCGGGCACCGGCGGGCTCCATCCGCGCCCCGCTGCGCCTGCGGCGCGCCCGATTCGCGATCGGGCCGTACGCCGCACCGCCCAGGACCAGCACCGCCCCCCCGACGATCGCGGCGACGACCAGCCGCAGCGGGCCGGGAGAGGACAGGCTTCCCAGGGCCTCGAAGCCCGTAGGGCGCTCCAGCATGCCGTTCATGGGCCACACCACGGCGTCCACCCGGGCCTTCACCCCGCTGCGCGCCACCGTGCCGTCGAAGGCCTCGGTGAGGTGGGCCGTGGAGTCCAGGGAGCCGCTGCGCTCGTCGCCGAGCAGGAACAGCCGGTCCTTGGGGACCGTGACCGTGGGGATCGTCCGGACCTCCGCGGCCTGGCCCTTGGGCAGATACGGCTCCTGGATCTGCTTGCCGTTGACGGTCAGCTTGCCGCCGGTGCAGCAGCCGACCGTGTCGCCGCCGACAGCCACGACCCGCTTGACCATGAGCATGTCGCCCCAGCTCTTCTGCTTGAAGACGACGACGTCACCACGCTTGATGTCGCCTCCGTCGACCCGCTGGGCAAGGACCCGGTCGCCGGCCACGATGGTGGGCGACATCGATGGGGTCGGCACCGTGTACGGCCGGTAGACGACCGCTCCCCAGGCGAACCCGCCGAGGAAGAGCACACAGCCGAGGGCCACGGCCAGTCCCGACAGCGTGCTGCCGAGCCGTCCGTGGCCCTCGTCCGTACGACCGGTCCTGCTCATTCCCGTGCTCCCCAGGTCGGAGAATCGATCCCGCGGCCCGGTGCCGGGCCGCGGAAGATCGGCGATCTGGGACGGCACCCTACCCGGCGGTACCGTCGCTAGAAACCCTCGGGTTTCCGCCGGTAGGACCGCCGGCGAGACGGTGCCTGCGCCACAGGACCAGCGGCACCGCTCCCGCGAGCCCGAGGGCGCCGGGGGCTGCCGCGCTGAGGTTCTGGTCGAAGGCGTCCGGAATCGGCAGCGTGTTCCAGCGGGTGGGCGGCCAGGCGATCACGATGGCGCGGCCGATGACGTTGTCCACGGGCACGAAGCCGTGGTTCTTGTCCTGCTGGTGGTAGCGGGAGTCCAGGGAGTTCTGCCGGTGGTCACCCATGACCCAGATTTTGCCCTTGGGTACCTTCACCTTGAACTGACCGCCCTGGTCGTCCACGCTGCACGGGGTGTTCCCGGCATAGACGAAGGTGTCGTTCAGCGCGTGACCGTTGACCTTCAGGGGGCCGGTGCCCTTGCACTCGACGGTGTCGCCCGCGACGCCGATGACCCGCTTGATGAGGTCCTTCTCGTTCGACGACGGCATCAGGCCGATCCAGCCGAGGACCCGCTGCAGGGGGTTCGGGGTGGCCGTCGGCTCGCCCGCCAGCCAGTTGGCGGGGTCGTGGAAGACGACGACCTCGCCGCGCTCGGGCTCCGAGCCGAACCAGGGGGTCAGCTTGTCGACGAGGACACGGTCGCCCTGCTGGAGGGTGTTCTGCATCGAGTCCGAGGGAATCGAGAACGCCTGTACCAGGAAGGTCTTGATCAGCAGCGCCAGGATCAGCGCGATACCGATGAGGAGCGGGAGTTCCTTCCAGAAGGAGCGCTGCTTCTTGGGCTGACCGCCCTGCTCGCCGCTCTCCCGGGTACCGCCGCCGTCTCCGTCTCCGGAGTCACTCGCGGAGGTCGCGGCGTCTTCCACTGCCGGGGGTACCGTCCCGTCGTGCCGCTCCGGCCGATCTTCGGGGCCATCGTGTCCGGATCGTGCGCCGACCGCCAAATCCCCCACATCCACTCCTCACTCCGTGCCGCCGCCCGCGCCGTAGTCGGCGCAGGCCCACCACTCCCATAACGAGCGGGAGTTCCGCAGGGCTCGGGAGGGGGATCAATCCATATCGATCCGCGGAGGCCACCCTATGCGACGGGCCGAGAGCGGTGGTCACGCCGCCCGGCACGGACGCGTACGTATCCGGTTCCTTCAGGCGCGTCCAGTGGCCCAGGGGCCAGGCGATGACCATGGCGCGGCCCACGACGGAGTCCTCGGAGACAGTACCGCCGTACTGCTCGGTGCGGTGGTAGCGGGAGTCGGCCGAGTTGGCCCGGTGGTCGCCCATGACCCACAGACGCCCCTGCGGCACGGTCACCGAGAAGTCGAACGCCGAAGGTTTGTTTCCCGGGTGAATGTACGGCTCGCTGAGCGGCATGCCGTTGACGGTCACGCGCCCTTGGGCGTCACAGCACTTGACGGTGTCACCGCCGACGGCGACGACCCGCTTGATGAGGTCCTTGTCGTTGTCGGAGGGCAGCAGGCCGATGGCGACGAGACCCTCCTTGACCTGCTTGACGACGACGGGGTCGTTCTTCTTGGTGGTCTTCTCGCCCGCGAGCCAGTTCCCGGGGTCCTTGAAGACGACCACGTCACCGCGCTGCGGCTTGGAGCCGAACCACGGCGTGAACTTGTCGACGAGGACCCGGTCGCCGATCTGGATCGTGTTCTCCATGGAGCCCGAGGGGATCACGAAGGCCTGGAGGAGGAACGTCTTCAGGACCAGGGCTATGAGGACGGCGACACCCACGAGGAGAGGTATCTCCTTGACCGCCGAGCGCCTTCTGCGCCGCTTGACCTTGCGTTGCAGCTTGCGCCGCTCGGCGCGTCCCGGCCGCACGGCACCGCCGGAGGCGCGGCGCGCTCCGGTGGGCAGCAGGTTCTCGGCGGCGCTGCTCGACACACCGCGGGGTTTGCCTCGGTTACCCATGGGCACCGTCCACGGCGGGCACGCGCGCGTAGGCGCCGGGGCGTCGAAGGTGCGTCCCGTGGCCGGCGGGCCAGACGATCCAGTCGGCCCGGCCGACGACTTCACCGACGGGGATCATGCCGCCGCCCGGAGAGCCCAGGTGGTCGCGGGAGTCGCGGGAGTCGCTGCGGTGGTCGCCGAGGACGAAGAGCGTGCCGTCGGGAACGACGACGTCGAAGTCGACATCGGACGGGCTGTCTCCTGGATACAGAAACGACGACTCGTCGACCGGCCGGCCGTTCACCTTGAGCCTCCCCTCCCTGTCGCAGCAGACCACATGGTCTCCCCCTACACCGACAACGCGCTTGACGTAGTCGGCGTCCCCGAAATAGCCGGTGCCGTCGAAGACGACGACGTCACCGCGCTGCGGCTTCGAACCGAAACGGTACGCCAACTTATTTACGAGAACGCGGTCCCCAATCCTCAATGCGCCCTCCATGGAACTGCTGGGGATCTGGAACGGCTGCATCACGAAGTTGCTGAGCGCCAGGAGAAACAGCAGGCAGCTCAGCAGGGTGAGGGTGATCCGCCCGCCCGGGAGCCAGTCGGCGACCCGGGACACCAACGCGAAACGCGACCGGCCCTCCGGCCCCTGTGTGTCCGAGATCTCCTCGGATTCGAAAGGGCTGGAGGAGCGGTCGCGCTCCGTGTGCTGTGCTTCGGTGTCCATCGGGGCCAGATGCTATCCGGCCCCCATGTGAACCTCCGCGCGAGATCAGCTCTCGCGCTTCTCCTTGATCTTCGCGGCCTTGCCGCGCAGCTCACGCAGGTAGTAGAGCTTGGCGCGACGCACGTCACCGCGGGTGACGAGCTCGATCTTCTCGACGATCGGGGTGTGCACCGGGAAGGTGCGCTCGACGCCGACGGAGAACGAGACCTTGCGGACCGTGAAGGTCTCGCGGACACCGGCACCCTGGCGACGGATGACTACGCCCTTGAACTGCTGCACACGGGAGCGGTTGCCCTCGATGACGCGCACGTGGACGTTGACGGTGTCACCCGGGCGGAAGGCCGGGAGGTCGCTGCGCAGCGACGCGGAGTCGACGGAGTCGAGCAGGTGAGACATTTCGTCTGCTTTCTTCGCTGATGCCACAGGTCATCAACGGGAGATAGATGTTCCAGAAGAGGTGCTGCCCGTATCGGGGCGGGCGTCGTGTCCCCCCGTGGCAGGGGCGCGCGCCGGACGACGTACAGCAGCGGCCTATTCTTCCATGGCCTCTGGCCTGCGCCAAAATCGGCCGTGCGGCACTCCGTCGGGATCCGGGAACCAGCCCAGGATCGAGAGCATTTCGCGGTCCTTCTTGTCGAACGCCGAGGGGTCGCAGCGCTCGATGAGGTCGGGCCGGTTGGCGGTCGTGCGCTTCAGGGCCTCGTCGCGGCGCCAGCGGGCGATCCTGCCGTGGTGGCCGCTGAGCAGCACCTCGGGGATCTCCCGGTCGCGCCACGCCGGGGGCTTGGTGTAGACGGGCCCCTCCAGGAGGTTGGCCATGGCGCCGGGTGCGAAGGAGTCGTCCCGGTGCGACTCGGCGTTGCCGAGGACGCCGGGCAGCAGCCGGGCGACAGCCTCCGTGATCACGAGTACGGCCGCCTCGCCGCCGGCGAGCACGTAGTCGCCGATGGAGACCTCGTAGACGGGCATCCGGGTCGCGTACTCGTCGATGACGCGGCGGTCGATGCCCTCGTAGCGCGCGGGGGTGAAGACCAGCCAGGGGCGCTCGGAGAGCTCGACGGCGAGTTCCTGGGTGAAGGGGCGGCCGCTGGGCGTCGGGACGATCAGAGCGGGGCCGTGGGCGTCCGTCTCGTAGCCGTCGGCGAGCACGGAGTCCAGGGCGTCGCCCCAGGGCTCCGTCTTCATGACCATGCCCGGGCCGCCGCCGTACGGAGTGTCGTCGACCGTGTTGTGGCGGTCGTACGTCCACTCCCGAAGATCATGCACGTGCACGTTCAGCTGTCCACGCGCGCGTGCCTTGCCGACAAGGGAGACGTTCAGGGGTTCGAGGTACTCGGGAAAGATCGTGACCACATCGACCCGAAGGGTGCCGTGCCGCATCAGGCGTCTGCCTCCGTGGCGGCCTCGGTATCGGAGGAATCCACTTCGGCCCGGTCGTCGATCAGGCCCGGCGGCGGGTCGATGACCGCCCGCTGCTCCTCCAGGTCGATCTCGACCACGATCTCCTCGACGAACGGGATGTACACCTCGCTGCCGTCGGACCGCTCCACCACGAAGAGGTCCTGCGAGGGCAGGTGCGAGATCTCGGTGATGCGCCCGACCTCCGTCCCGTCCTTCGTGACGACGTCCAGGTCCATCAGCTGGTGGTCGTAGTACTCGTCGGGGTCCTCCGGCACCTCGTCCGGGTCGACCTCGGCGATCAGCAGGGTGTTGCGCAGCGCCTCGGCGCCGTTGCGGTCACGTACGCCCTCGAAACGCAGCAGGAGGCGGCCGCTGTGCACGCGGCCGGTCTCGATGGTCAGCGGTCCGACGGAGGCCGGGTCCGTGGCCAGAACGGCTCCGGGCCCCAGCCTGAGCTCGGGCTCGTCGGTACGTACTTCGACGGTGACCTCGCCCTTGATGCCGTGGGCACGGCCGATCCGTGCGACTACCAGCTGCACTGTGCTTGCTCTCCTGTCGAACGACTGCGAGCCGAAGGCGGCTCGTACGACTACGGGCCGGGGACGGCCCAGTGGCCCTCCCCGGCCCGAGCCGGTGCTGCGTTTACATCAGCGGACGTGATCCACGTCGACGAGGTCGACCCGGACGCCGCGACCGCCGATGGCGCCCACGACGGTGCGCAGGGCACGCGCGGTGCGGCCGTTGCGGCCGATCACCTTGCCGAGGTCGTCGGGGTGGACCCGGACCTCGAGGACGCGCCCACGACGCAGGTCGCGCGAGGCGACCTGCACATCGTCAGGGTTGTCGACGATGCCCTTCACGAGGTGCTCGAGAGCCTCCTCGAGCATGCTCAGGCCTCGGTCGACTCAGACGAAGAGGACTCAGCGGCAGCTTCGTCCTTCTTCTCAGCCTTCTTCTTCTGGGTGATGGCCTCACCCTTGCCCGCGTCGTCGCCACCAAGGGCGTCGAACGACGGGCGCGTGGCCTTCGGCGCGGCCACGAGCAGCGGAGCCGGGGCGGGCTCGCCCTTGAACTTCTGCCAGTCGCCGGTCTTCTTCAGGATCGCGAGGACGGGCTCGGTCGGCTGTGCGCCGACACCCAGCCAGTAGGCGACGCGCTCGGCGTCGACCTCCATGCGGGAGGGGTTCTGCACCGGGTGGTACAGACCGATCTCCTCGATGGCCCGGCCATCACGGCGGGTACGGGAGTCGGCGACGACGATGCGGTAGTGAGGCGAACGGATCTTGCCCAGACGCTTCAGCTTGATCTTGACTGCCACGGAAGTGGTGTCTCCTGGTCTTGACGTGGTTGGGCACGGCGAGATGGCCGCGTGGGGTTGCGGTACCCGAGTGCCCGATGGACGCGTCAGCCGGAGGAGAGAGGGGTCCTATGCGGCTGTCGAGTACAGCTAGCCATTGTGCCACACCCTGCGGGTCGCTCCAGCCGGGTGGGGACGCCGGGCATGCGTCATCGACGCCCGGCTCCTGATGCCGGGCGTCGCCTGCGCACCCCGGGGGCCCACACGTGCCGCTGGGTACGGCTGCCACGAGCAGCCGTCTCCTCAGCTTGCCGCCGCGCCCACCACCTCGGGGATCCGGAACGGCTTGCCGCACCCCCCGCACACGATCGGCGCCTGCGCGAGGACCGACGGGACGACGCGCACATTGCGGCCGCAGTCGCAGACCGCCTTGACGCGGACGCCTCCTCCGGAGGAGCCGTGCCGGGCGGCCGGGCCGCGGAAGCTGCGGGCCGTGTCGGCGGCGGTCGCGGCCGTGTGGGCCTTGAGGGCGCGCTGCAGCCGCTCGATGGTCGGGCGGTAGCGCCGCTTCGCCTCGGGGTTGAGCGTGACCAGGGAGAAGCCACTGCTGGGATGCGGCTCCTCCGGGTGGTCCAGGCCCAGCTCCTCGGCGATCGCGAGAAATCTGCGGTTGTGG from Streptomyces avermitilis MA-4680 = NBRC 14893 includes the following:
- the dprA gene encoding DNA-processing protein DprA, which translates into the protein MTDDERLARVALTRIIEPGDEIGGRWLREYGAVAVARRLVEGGEPFPRVSAKRWAGLRGRAAQARPERDLAEARQAGARFVCPGDAEWPAQLDDLADARPTGLWVRGRPSLRMWALRSVAVVGARACTEYGAHMAAALGAGLAERGWVVVSGGAYGVDGAAHRGALGAGGATVAVLACGVDQPYPRGHTELITRIAEQGLVVGELPPGDHPTPSRFILRNRVIAALTRGTVVVEAAYRSGALVTARAAQRLGRFTMGVPGPVTSGLSAGVHELLRGDAVLVSDAAEVAELVGDMGELAPDRRGPVLPRDLLEPGAARVLAALPGHGTATPDEIARGAGTTGDDAVGRLYELRSLGFVERHGDRWKLTRQALISVSQDRGRC
- a CDS encoding YifB family Mg chelatase-like AAA ATPase produces the protein MGFARTCSVALVGVEGVVVEVQAGLEPGVAAFTLVGLPDKSLTESKDRVRSAVVNSGGEWPQKKLTVGLSPASVPKGGSGFDLAVACAVLGAAERIDPRVLADIVMIGELGLDGRVRPVRGVLPAVLAAADAGYEQVVVPECAAAEASLVPGVSVLGVRSLRQLVAVLTDEPFPEEDPDEQGRPDPLLAGLRMPGTGAATGIHSVGAAPLDLGHDLADVVGQLSARTAVEVAAAGGHHLFLEGPPGAGKTMLAERLPTVLPRLGRDESLEVTAVHSVAGLLPGGKPLVDAAPYCAPHHSATMQALVGGGQGVARPGAVSLAHRGVLFLDEAPEFSGQALDALRQPLESGHVVIARSAGVVRFPARFLMVLAANPCPCGRLSQRDTLCECPPATIRRYQARLSGPLLDRVDLRVEVEPVTRAELTVRGARGESTRAVADRVRAARERSATRLTGTPWRTNSEVPGRELRSHWQAVPGAMEEAERGLERGVLSARGLDRVLRVAWTVADLSGHDRPDAGDVALALQLRTGVPRGVPMMIGASA
- a CDS encoding YraN family protein, translated to MSTRKAQHGARQDTEYGARQGTEQGARRSAQRGALGRYGESLAARRLTESGMTVLERNWRGGRTGEIDIVARDGDALVVCEVKTRRAGLFEHPMAAITPAKAERLRGLAERWVQEHGGAPPGGVRIDLVGILLPDRGAPVVEHVRGVA
- a CDS encoding DUF2469 domain-containing protein; this encodes MSAEDLEKYETEMELKLYREYRDVVGLFKYVIETERRFYLTNDYEMQVHSVQGEVFFEVSMADAWVWDMYRPARFVKQVRVLTFKDVNIEELNKSDLELPGG
- the lepB gene encoding signal peptidase I, which produces MSRTGRTDEGHGRLGSTLSGLAVALGCVLFLGGFAWGAVVYRPYTVPTPSMSPTIVAGDRVLAQRVDGGDIKRGDVVVFKQKSWGDMLMVKRVVAVGGDTVGCCTGGKLTVNGKQIQEPYLPKGQAAEVRTIPTVTVPKDRLFLLGDERSGSLDSTAHLTEAFDGTVARSGVKARVDAVVWPMNGMLERPTGFEALGSLSSPGPLRLVVAAIVGGAVLVLGGAAYGPIANRARRRRSGARMEPAGAR
- the lepB gene encoding signal peptidase I; its protein translation is MGDLAVGARSGHDGPEDRPERHDGTVPPAVEDAATSASDSGDGDGGGTRESGEQGGQPKKQRSFWKELPLLIGIALILALLIKTFLVQAFSIPSDSMQNTLQQGDRVLVDKLTPWFGSEPERGEVVVFHDPANWLAGEPTATPNPLQRVLGWIGLMPSSNEKDLIKRVIGVAGDTVECKGTGPLKVNGHALNDTFVYAGNTPCSVDDQGGQFKVKVPKGKIWVMGDHRQNSLDSRYHQQDKNHGFVPVDNVIGRAIVIAWPPTRWNTLPIPDAFDQNLSAAAPGALGLAGAVPLVLWRRHRLAGGPTGGNPRVSSDGTAG
- the lepB gene encoding signal peptidase I: MGNRGKPRGVSSSAAENLLPTGARRASGGAVRPGRAERRKLQRKVKRRRRRSAVKEIPLLVGVAVLIALVLKTFLLQAFVIPSGSMENTIQIGDRVLVDKFTPWFGSKPQRGDVVVFKDPGNWLAGEKTTKKNDPVVVKQVKEGLVAIGLLPSDNDKDLIKRVVAVGGDTVKCCDAQGRVTVNGMPLSEPYIHPGNKPSAFDFSVTVPQGRLWVMGDHRANSADSRYHRTEQYGGTVSEDSVVGRAMVIAWPLGHWTRLKEPDTYASVPGGVTTALGPSHRVASADRYGLIPLPSPAELPLVMGVVGLRRLRRGRRHGVRSGCGGFGGRRTIRTRWPRRSAGAARRDGTPGSGRRRDLRE
- the lepB gene encoding signal peptidase I, producing the protein MDTEAQHTERDRSSSPFESEEISDTQGPEGRSRFALVSRVADWLPGGRITLTLLSCLLFLLALSNFVMQPFQIPSSSMEGALRIGDRVLVNKLAYRFGSKPQRGDVVVFDGTGYFGDADYVKRVVGVGGDHVVCCDREGRLKVNGRPVDESSFLYPGDSPSDVDFDVVVPDGTLFVLGDHRSDSRDSRDHLGSPGGGMIPVGEVVGRADWIVWPAGHGTHLRRPGAYARVPAVDGAHG
- the rplS gene encoding 50S ribosomal protein L19, encoding MSHLLDSVDSASLRSDLPAFRPGDTVNVHVRVIEGNRSRVQQFKGVVIRRQGAGVRETFTVRKVSFSVGVERTFPVHTPIVEKIELVTRGDVRRAKLYYLRELRGKAAKIKEKRES
- the trmD gene encoding tRNA (guanosine(37)-N1)-methyltransferase TrmD yields the protein MRHGTLRVDVVTIFPEYLEPLNVSLVGKARARGQLNVHVHDLREWTYDRHNTVDDTPYGGGPGMVMKTEPWGDALDSVLADGYETDAHGPALIVPTPSGRPFTQELAVELSERPWLVFTPARYEGIDRRVIDEYATRMPVYEVSIGDYVLAGGEAAVLVITEAVARLLPGVLGNAESHRDDSFAPGAMANLLEGPVYTKPPAWRDREIPEVLLSGHHGRIARWRRDEALKRTTANRPDLIERCDPSAFDKKDREMLSILGWFPDPDGVPHGRFWRRPEAMEE
- the rimM gene encoding ribosome maturation factor RimM (Essential for efficient processing of 16S rRNA) — its product is MQLVVARIGRAHGIKGEVTVEVRTDEPELRLGPGAVLATDPASVGPLTIETGRVHSGRLLLRFEGVRDRNGAEALRNTLLIAEVDPDEVPEDPDEYYDHQLMDLDVVTKDGTEVGRITEISHLPSQDLFVVERSDGSEVYIPFVEEIVVEIDLEEQRAVIDPPPGLIDDRAEVDSSDTEAATEADA
- a CDS encoding RNA-binding protein is translated as MLEEALEHLVKGIVDNPDDVQVASRDLRRGRVLEVRVHPDDLGKVIGRNGRTARALRTVVGAIGGRGVRVDLVDVDHVR
- the rpsP gene encoding 30S ribosomal protein S16, encoding MAVKIKLKRLGKIRSPHYRIVVADSRTRRDGRAIEEIGLYHPVQNPSRMEVDAERVAYWLGVGAQPTEPVLAILKKTGDWQKFKGEPAPAPLLVAAPKATRPSFDALGGDDAGKGEAITQKKKAEKKDEAAAESSSSESTEA